The Plasmodium cynomolgi strain B DNA, scaffold: 1203, whole genome shotgun sequence genome includes the window AGCAGATTGCTAAGGGGAGACGTAGACATAgatttgaaagaaaaatacgacctcttaaaggataaaattatgaacatatTAGATGAGGATGAATGCACTTTCGAAAAGAGATTAAAATCACTGATGCAAGattatgaatttaaaaaacaatttaataCAATCAGATGCAATGCGAATGTTCATAATTATGACCTGTTTTATGATACCTCTGAATGTATTGATAGTTGTGACAAattatttgataaaattaaaaatatgatgatgaagatggaaaatatgataaCACTCACTATAGTAtctaggtttagggttaagggttcactttttattcagtatgtaatttgtatatattgtaaaaaaatacatttttttttaaatagttgattttttatgttcattctttataggttaaaaaaaaatattatatgtaatattaAATTGTTTAAAAGTTAATATGTGCAATTAGAAAAGACTAATAATATCAATCATTTGTGGAGCAGTGAagaatattaattatatgaataaataattacatttatgaaaagatataaaaatataatgtaccTATTTCAATTaatagaaataatataaatttaaagttGAAAACTTTTTAATGTATGTCTATATATTTGAGATAAACAATGATGTGAACCAGGTTAAGTTGTAAGGTTCCCACTTTATGGGCATTATTATAGCGTATAAATGATTATATATGTAGCAACATCAAATTTGCGGTTATTTgttgtaatataatatatgttaatgaataataaataataatatatggtTTACAACTTTGTACATGTAAGTATGTACACCTTTTAGTTTAATGAactgtaaaatatatataaaagtaaaTCTAATATTAGTGAGtttatattattgtaattttttatgaaatataatgttatatcagtgt containing:
- a CDS encoding Pv-fam-d protein (putative), translated to MNILDEDECTFEKRLKSLMQDYEFKKQFNTIRCNANVHNYDLFYDTSECIDSCDKLFDKIKNMMMKMENMITLTIVSRLKKNIICNIKLFKS